A single region of the Vicia villosa cultivar HV-30 ecotype Madison, WI linkage group LG4, Vvil1.0, whole genome shotgun sequence genome encodes:
- the LOC131597173 gene encoding uncharacterized protein LOC131597173, which produces MAGRGGRNDVAIAEALGMIVGVLGGNANGAGIGPNRQLAEFQRNNPPLFKGTHDPEEADDWWVATRAELDTDGIAITWAVFKREFMRRYFPKDVRGKKEIKFLELKQGSMTVPDCASKFVELAKYYARYTNDEAGEFLKCIKFENGFHDEIKQGIRYQRIRRFTDFVDCSRIFEEDNLKLKSSHPRELVDKKGKKPMDRGKPYGKGNPEA; this is translated from the exons ATGGCAGGAAGAGGTGGGAGAAACGATGTTGCTATTGCTGAGGCTCTAGGAATGATTGTTGgcgtgctgggaggaaatgctaaTGGAGCTGGGATTGGTCCAAATAGACAACTGGCAGAATtccagaggaacaaccctccgttgttcaaaggcactcatgatCCGGAAG aagctgatgattggtgggttGCTACGAGGGCTGAGTTGGATACTGATGGCATAGCAATCAcgtgggctgtgttcaagagggaATTTATGAGGAGATACTTTCCAAAAGATGTTCGGGGAAAGAAAGAGATTAAGTTTCTAGAACTGAAGCAAGGTAGCATGACGGTGCCTGATTGTGCTtctaagtttgtggaactggctaAGTACTACGCTCGCTATACCAACGATGAAGCTGGCGAATTCTTGAAAtgcatcaaatttgagaatggatTTCATGacgagatcaagcagggtattagATATCAGAGGATCCGCAGATTTACTGACTTTGTGGATTGTAGTAGGATctttgaagaggataaccttaagctgaagtcatctcacccTCGCGAGCTGGTTGataagaaaggtaagaagcctatggatagaggtaagccatatggtaaaggGAATCCAGAAGCATGa